From Skermanella sp. TT6, a single genomic window includes:
- a CDS encoding glycosyltransferase codes for MIIVTEPIIWGDEHVPVNTGLLETVVRAFPGEPVRFYGEAGHIGLIRSLIDPADGADVDFRPVELPPRTPGFRGRMRHDLEFAGRLLADAAGSHLILASSCPSLIAALKLRGLRSSVRDVHVVLHGNLASLWSWRSRNPVTRLTDLRTAMALPSRLPVRYFVMEPAIRGELLAALPGLDPADIRVLPHPVSSVEAASAPAPVADGPLRIGFMGGATREKGFGEFLDIAARAAGPGVEFHAAGRLGADMAGADLGALASRPAAAKLGRRDYVEALARLHFVCMPYRGDHYRYSPSGVLADALAFAKPMLAFDLPIFRDLFDRHGDIGYLCRDGEEMAALIRSGLSDTLGKGGRYRAQVEAVRAACAPRLAGRLKDDLRAALAGAPGGQPLSLAS; via the coding sequence ATGATCATCGTCACCGAGCCCATCATCTGGGGCGACGAGCATGTGCCGGTGAACACCGGCCTGCTCGAAACCGTCGTGCGCGCCTTCCCCGGCGAGCCCGTCCGCTTCTACGGCGAGGCCGGGCATATCGGCCTGATCCGCTCCCTGATCGACCCCGCCGACGGGGCCGATGTGGATTTCCGGCCGGTCGAGCTGCCGCCCCGGACGCCCGGCTTCCGCGGCCGGATGCGCCATGACCTGGAGTTCGCCGGCCGGCTGCTGGCCGATGCCGCCGGATCCCACCTGATCCTGGCCAGCTCGTGCCCGTCGCTGATCGCCGCGCTGAAGCTGCGCGGCCTGCGGTCGAGCGTGCGCGACGTCCATGTGGTCCTGCACGGGAACCTGGCATCGCTGTGGTCCTGGCGGTCGCGCAACCCCGTCACCCGGCTGACCGACCTGCGGACCGCCATGGCGCTGCCGAGCCGGCTGCCGGTCCGCTATTTCGTGATGGAGCCGGCGATCCGGGGCGAGCTGCTGGCGGCGCTGCCCGGCCTGGATCCCGCCGACATCCGCGTGCTGCCGCATCCCGTCAGCTCGGTCGAGGCGGCGTCCGCGCCGGCGCCCGTGGCGGACGGACCGCTGCGCATCGGCTTCATGGGCGGCGCCACGCGCGAGAAGGGTTTCGGCGAGTTCCTGGACATCGCCGCGCGGGCGGCGGGGCCGGGCGTGGAGTTCCATGCCGCCGGCCGGCTCGGCGCCGACATGGCCGGGGCCGACCTGGGAGCGCTCGCCAGCCGGCCCGCCGCCGCCAAGCTGGGACGGCGCGACTATGTCGAAGCCCTGGCCCGCCTGCATTTCGTCTGCATGCCCTACCGGGGCGACCATTACCGCTACTCGCCCAGCGGCGTGCTGGCCGACGCCCTGGCGTTCGCCAAGCCGATGCTGGCCTTCGACCTGCCGATCTTCCGCGACCTGTTCGACCGCCACGGCGATATCGGCTACCTGTGCCGCGACGGGGAGGAGATGGCCGCCCTGATCCGCAGCGGCCTCAGCGACACGCTGGGGAAGGGCGGGCGCTACCGCGCCCAGGTCGAGGCGGTCAGGGCGGCATGCGCGCCCCGGCTGGCCGGACGGCTGAAGGACGACCTGCGGGCGGCGCTGGCCGGCGCTCCGGGCGGGCAGCCGCTGTCCCTGGCGTCATGA
- a CDS encoding putative O-glycosylation ligase, exosortase A system-associated — translation MRSLILFMLFLVLAVMALTMPAVGVLTWAWIAIMSPHRLTWDFTYALQLNLVIVVITFIAWLVAREPKRLPLNAATVMIMLFMAWMTLTTATSLAPSNSWFHWDLHIKNLIFALAVAAIMRSQVRIQALIWMITLSIGYFGVKGGGFTIANGGAYTVLGPPQSIIEDRNHLALACCMVIPLMNYLRVTTANRLIKMGLALAMALTIISVIGSYSRGGFLALSVTAFVFWLRSSGKFVTMVLLLASFVPAVTMMPDSWKERIGTIENYQKDESVQGRFDAWNYAMRVAADRPLVGGGLATTEVRQVFQRYVPNRPQRAAHSIYFQVLGDQGPVGLAIFLGIGVVGWLNARSIIRMSRDRPEFEWAFHLGRMMQVSFISYFVAGAALSMAYYSVFFVSVVIVTSVKAILTAAERAERAAAEPAAARVSRGGFLRPAATGAPVG, via the coding sequence ATGCGTTCCCTCATTCTGTTCATGCTTTTCCTGGTCCTCGCGGTGATGGCGCTGACGATGCCGGCGGTCGGCGTGCTCACCTGGGCCTGGATCGCGATCATGAGCCCGCACCGCCTGACCTGGGACTTCACCTACGCCCTCCAGCTCAACCTGGTGATCGTCGTCATCACCTTCATCGCGTGGCTGGTGGCGAGGGAGCCGAAGCGCCTGCCGTTGAACGCCGCCACGGTCATGATCATGCTGTTCATGGCCTGGATGACGCTCACGACGGCCACCTCGCTGGCACCGTCCAATTCGTGGTTCCACTGGGACCTGCACATCAAGAACCTGATCTTCGCCCTGGCCGTCGCGGCGATCATGCGCAGCCAGGTCCGCATCCAGGCGCTGATCTGGATGATCACGCTGTCGATCGGCTATTTCGGGGTCAAGGGCGGCGGCTTCACGATCGCCAACGGCGGCGCCTATACAGTGCTCGGGCCGCCGCAATCGATCATCGAGGACCGCAACCACCTGGCGCTCGCCTGCTGCATGGTCATCCCGCTGATGAACTACCTGCGGGTGACCACGGCCAACCGGCTGATCAAGATGGGCCTGGCGCTGGCCATGGCGCTGACCATCATCTCGGTGATCGGGAGCTACTCGCGCGGCGGGTTCCTGGCGCTCAGCGTGACGGCCTTCGTGTTCTGGCTGCGCTCGTCCGGCAAGTTCGTGACCATGGTGCTCCTGCTGGCCTCCTTCGTGCCCGCCGTGACGATGATGCCGGACAGCTGGAAGGAGCGCATCGGCACGATCGAGAACTACCAGAAGGACGAATCGGTCCAGGGCAGGTTCGACGCCTGGAACTATGCGATGCGGGTGGCGGCCGACCGACCGCTGGTGGGCGGCGGCCTCGCCACGACCGAGGTCCGGCAGGTGTTCCAGCGCTACGTTCCCAACCGGCCGCAGCGGGCGGCCCACAGCATCTATTTCCAGGTGCTGGGCGACCAGGGGCCGGTCGGGCTGGCGATCTTCCTGGGGATCGGCGTGGTCGGCTGGCTGAACGCCCGGTCGATCATCCGGATGAGCCGGGACCGGCCGGAGTTCGAGTGGGCGTTCCACCTGGGACGGATGATGCAGGTCAGCTTCATCAGCTACTTCGTCGCCGGGGCGGCGCTGTCGATGGCCTATTACTCGGTATTCTTCGTGTCCGTGGTGATCGTGACCTCGGTCAAGGCCATCCTGACGGCGGCCGAGCGGGCGGAACGGGCGGCGGCCGAGCCGGCGGCGGCGCGGGTCAGCCGGGGCGGTTTCCTGCGGCCCGCCGCCACCGGTGCCCCCGTGGGTTGA
- a CDS encoding glycosyltransferase, with protein MVSASGRDGEERSDRDPLKVLVLSWYFPPSNTIGAIRVGKLAKYLMRRHVDVRVVTAREPDLAKTLPLEIPPERVVYTRAVDVNRPIDVVGNLRNRLLRRTPPPGGGAPAGAGGTGGGGRGSLVGRVLSTVSDFYLNLSNLPDRYVGWLPWAVAGARRTCRDWKPDLIYVTGPPFTAFLAGHHLSARLGVPWIAEFRDRWADDPYFEAPDWRMALLDRMERRVAGSASGIVTVSEPWTEFYRAKYGKPVATIYNGYDPQDFPLPTEPPPASPDLTITYAGVLYSGRRDPSPLFQALALLGPERERVRIEFYGSDPGLVFPPAERAGVTDRVTVHPAVPYKQSLEIQRRSDVLLLLQWNNPREQGNVPAKLFEYFGVLRPILGIGLEDGVPARLIRERQAGFFSNDPQAIADQIRRWLAAKDAAGGRLERLSPAAREGLSRDIQFERLLDFCVKVTQPVAADCATRKPRDA; from the coding sequence ATGGTGTCGGCGTCCGGCCGCGACGGCGAGGAGCGGAGCGACCGCGATCCCCTGAAGGTGCTGGTCCTGTCCTGGTACTTCCCGCCGTCCAACACGATCGGCGCGATCCGGGTCGGCAAGCTGGCCAAATACCTGATGCGCCGCCATGTGGACGTGCGGGTCGTGACCGCGCGCGAGCCCGACCTCGCCAAGACCCTGCCGCTGGAGATCCCGCCGGAACGGGTGGTCTATACCCGCGCGGTGGACGTCAACCGGCCGATCGACGTGGTCGGCAACCTGCGCAACCGCCTGCTGCGCCGGACGCCGCCCCCCGGCGGCGGCGCTCCGGCCGGGGCCGGCGGCACCGGGGGCGGGGGCCGCGGTTCCCTCGTCGGGCGGGTGCTGTCCACGGTCAGCGATTTCTATCTCAACCTGTCCAACCTGCCGGACCGCTATGTCGGCTGGCTTCCCTGGGCCGTGGCAGGGGCCAGGCGCACCTGCCGCGACTGGAAGCCCGACCTGATCTACGTGACCGGCCCGCCCTTCACCGCCTTCCTCGCCGGCCACCATCTCAGCGCCCGGCTGGGCGTGCCCTGGATCGCCGAGTTCCGCGACCGCTGGGCCGACGACCCCTATTTCGAGGCGCCGGACTGGCGGATGGCGCTGCTCGACCGCATGGAACGCCGGGTCGCCGGCAGCGCCAGCGGCATCGTCACCGTGTCCGAGCCCTGGACCGAGTTCTACCGCGCCAAGTACGGCAAGCCGGTCGCGACCATCTACAACGGCTACGATCCCCAGGACTTCCCGCTGCCGACCGAGCCGCCCCCGGCCTCGCCGGACCTGACGATCACCTATGCCGGCGTGCTCTATTCCGGCCGGCGCGACCCCTCGCCGCTGTTCCAGGCGCTGGCCCTGCTGGGGCCGGAGCGGGAGCGGGTCCGGATCGAGTTCTACGGCAGCGACCCCGGGCTGGTGTTCCCCCCGGCCGAGCGGGCGGGCGTCACCGACCGGGTCACGGTCCACCCCGCCGTGCCCTACAAGCAATCGCTGGAGATCCAGCGCCGGTCCGACGTGCTGCTGCTGCTCCAATGGAACAACCCGCGCGAGCAGGGCAACGTGCCGGCCAAGCTGTTCGAGTATTTCGGCGTGCTCCGCCCCATCCTCGGCATCGGCCTGGAGGACGGCGTTCCCGCGCGCCTGATCCGCGAGCGGCAGGCCGGCTTCTTCTCCAACGATCCCCAGGCCATCGCCGACCAGATCCGCCGCTGGCTGGCCGCCAAGGACGCCGCCGGCGGCCGCCTGGAACGCTTGTCCCCCGCCGCCCGCGAGGGCCTGTCGCGCGACATCCAGTTCGAGCGGCTGCTGGATTTCTGCGTCAAGGTCACCCAGCCCGTCGCCGCCGACTGCGCCACCCGAAAGCCCAGGGACGCCTGA
- a CDS encoding helix-turn-helix domain-containing protein, whose translation MNGDRLRVARQRRAMTKKHLAEMMSVTPRTITGWEADEYPPDERNLWKLSDVLGFPVSFFELDDTAKTMTEAVSFRSLTKKTAGQRDAVLAMCDIAKDVATWIAERFGIPSPAVPDLRDEDPTIAAILLRREWGLGNRPIKNMVHLLEAKGVRVFALVENCREVDACSFWSDGVPFVMLNTETSNERCRFDMAHELGHLVLHKHAAPTGRAAENEANAFASEFLMPESSVRATNVDYWSIRSLIEKKKLWNVSALALAYRLHYLGLMSEWHFKSLNIELGRRGYKNKEPDGSPKEQSEIFDAVLRVMRERGISLRFAANEMSIPEGELIGLMYGLAKLPIDGFARQAAEQRNGTHLRVVK comes from the coding sequence ATGAACGGTGACAGGTTGCGCGTTGCTCGCCAACGGCGAGCTATGACAAAGAAACATCTGGCAGAAATGATGTCGGTGACTCCGCGGACGATCACCGGATGGGAGGCTGATGAGTATCCACCTGACGAACGTAATCTATGGAAGCTGTCGGATGTGCTCGGTTTCCCAGTTTCCTTCTTCGAGTTGGATGACACCGCCAAAACGATGACTGAAGCGGTGAGCTTTCGTTCGTTAACAAAGAAGACTGCCGGACAGCGCGATGCAGTGCTCGCCATGTGCGATATTGCAAAAGACGTTGCCACCTGGATCGCGGAGCGGTTTGGGATTCCGTCACCAGCAGTTCCGGACTTGCGCGATGAAGACCCAACTATTGCTGCAATCTTGCTGCGACGTGAATGGGGGCTGGGAAACAGACCAATCAAAAATATGGTACATCTACTTGAGGCAAAAGGTGTCCGTGTTTTTGCCCTTGTTGAAAATTGCCGCGAGGTAGACGCTTGCTCATTCTGGTCCGACGGTGTTCCGTTTGTAATGCTGAACACAGAAACATCGAATGAGAGATGTCGATTTGATATGGCGCATGAGCTTGGGCATTTAGTTCTGCATAAACATGCAGCCCCAACCGGACGCGCAGCAGAAAATGAGGCAAACGCATTCGCATCTGAATTTTTGATGCCTGAATCGAGTGTGCGCGCTACTAACGTAGATTATTGGTCAATTCGCTCCCTCATCGAAAAGAAGAAGCTATGGAATGTATCTGCGTTGGCACTTGCTTATCGACTTCATTATCTTGGATTGATGTCAGAATGGCACTTCAAGTCATTGAATATTGAGCTCGGGCGCAGAGGCTATAAGAACAAGGAGCCAGATGGCTCGCCAAAGGAGCAGTCTGAAATTTTTGATGCGGTCTTAAGGGTCATGAGAGAAAGGGGAATTAGCCTTCGGTTTGCAGCTAACGAGATGTCAATTCCAGAAGGGGAGTTGATTGGATTGATGTATGGACTTGCCAAGTTGCCTATAGATGGATTTGCAAGGCAAGCGGCTGAGCAGCGAAACGGAACGCATCTGCGCGTTGTAAAGTGA
- a CDS encoding DUF262 domain-containing protein produces the protein MPGSKFVFKDMGLGLLLKQGRLVVPANQRPYAWEDKHVLDLFRDLHETITNDEDEYFLGTVVLIQTGNEIPSIADGQQRIATTTVLLCRIRDKLLTLGRDGRARSIDDTYLRNIDMETENIVPRISLNIEDNDYFIQHILPSPKDDGYDILARRTSAVRPSNERLLTASRLAEEFIEDILKPLRQESHADYLAKWVKFIENNATVVVVYVPDEIGAFRIFETLNDRGLKASQADILKNFLFSKAGSRLEEAKMMWNTTTSVVESISDDANERLVTYIRHLLVLWHGPTKERELADRVKKTITGQTKAIDFLSNSSTSAIDYAALWSSTHPKWNSYKASTSQYVHTINEHLKVEQIRPLMFAVARHFDPVETDKAFRLFVSWSVRFLIFGGRGGMLDLQYSLRAQDVGTKKITKARELREAMKKYVPTDKEFEDAFATARVSREHLARYYLRAMENKIKEDPQPEYVANEDKSQINLEHVLPMNPGPDWGIDSEVAQSAQKMLGNMVLLQARKNKGIGNSGFSEKKATLAESGYYLTRMVAQYDEWGIDQIRARQAELAKTAVQTWSLDFAD, from the coding sequence ATGCCGGGCAGCAAGTTCGTATTTAAAGATATGGGTCTTGGGTTGCTGCTGAAGCAAGGGCGTCTCGTGGTACCGGCCAACCAACGTCCCTATGCATGGGAAGACAAGCATGTCCTTGATCTATTTCGCGATCTTCATGAAACAATAACCAACGATGAAGACGAATATTTTCTAGGAACTGTTGTTCTGATTCAGACAGGTAATGAGATACCGTCTATTGCCGATGGGCAACAACGTATTGCGACTACTACCGTGCTTTTGTGTCGTATAAGGGATAAGTTGCTGACCCTCGGGAGGGATGGCCGCGCCAGATCAATTGATGATACTTATCTTCGAAATATCGATATGGAAACTGAAAACATTGTCCCTAGAATATCCCTAAATATTGAAGACAACGACTATTTCATACAACACATCTTGCCATCACCGAAGGATGATGGTTACGACATTTTGGCTCGACGCACGAGTGCGGTTCGGCCTTCAAATGAACGATTGCTGACTGCATCCAGGTTGGCCGAAGAGTTCATCGAAGATATTTTGAAGCCGCTACGCCAAGAGAGCCATGCTGACTATTTGGCAAAGTGGGTTAAGTTCATTGAGAACAATGCTACGGTGGTTGTCGTCTATGTTCCTGATGAGATAGGAGCGTTTCGCATATTCGAGACATTGAATGATCGGGGGCTCAAGGCGTCCCAAGCGGACATCCTAAAAAATTTCCTCTTCAGCAAGGCTGGATCGCGCCTTGAAGAAGCTAAGATGATGTGGAACACGACGACAAGTGTTGTTGAGTCTATTAGTGATGACGCAAATGAGCGGTTGGTAACTTACATCCGTCATCTGCTTGTTCTCTGGCACGGTCCGACCAAAGAGCGTGAGTTGGCTGATAGGGTAAAGAAGACCATCACCGGCCAGACAAAGGCTATCGACTTTTTGTCGAATTCCAGCACATCGGCCATTGACTATGCAGCTCTCTGGTCATCAACCCACCCGAAGTGGAATTCTTACAAAGCCTCCACAAGTCAGTATGTGCACACCATCAATGAGCATCTGAAAGTTGAGCAGATTCGGCCGCTGATGTTCGCCGTAGCCCGCCACTTCGATCCAGTTGAAACCGACAAGGCATTCCGTCTCTTCGTGAGCTGGTCAGTGCGCTTTCTTATTTTCGGGGGGCGTGGCGGTATGTTGGATTTACAATACTCCCTGCGAGCCCAAGACGTTGGCACGAAAAAAATTACAAAAGCTAGGGAACTCCGCGAAGCCATGAAAAAGTATGTGCCTACTGACAAGGAATTCGAAGATGCTTTCGCGACGGCTAGGGTGTCACGAGAGCATTTGGCTAGATACTATTTGAGGGCAATGGAAAATAAGATAAAGGAAGATCCTCAGCCAGAATACGTAGCAAATGAGGATAAGTCACAGATAAATCTTGAGCATGTACTGCCCATGAATCCTGGCCCTGATTGGGGAATTGACTCGGAGGTTGCGCAATCGGCGCAAAAAATGCTTGGGAATATGGTTCTTCTTCAGGCCAGGAAAAACAAGGGTATAGGGAATTCCGGATTTTCCGAAAAGAAGGCGACGCTCGCCGAATCTGGTTATTATTTAACCAGGATGGTTGCTCAATATGATGAGTGGGGCATCGACCAAATACGAGCTAGACAGGCCGAGTTGGCGAAGACCGCTGTGCAGACGTGGTCATTAGACTTTGCGGACTGA
- a CDS encoding plasmid mobilization protein, producing MSKTEWLKIRLEPEEKEGFQQAADIAGASLSSWMRERLRRAAVRELEDASRPVPFIRINRR from the coding sequence ATGTCCAAGACAGAATGGCTAAAGATCCGGCTTGAGCCGGAAGAGAAGGAAGGGTTCCAGCAGGCAGCAGATATTGCTGGCGCCTCTTTGTCATCGTGGATGCGTGAGCGCCTTAGGCGCGCGGCGGTGCGCGAACTGGAAGATGCCTCGCGTCCGGTACCCTTTATTCGTATAAACAGGAGATAA
- a CDS encoding IS1595 family transposase, translating into MSQHFLMSAAARTVSLKQVARMTDGEARALFRQIRWPETNGAPVCPHCGSERCYSFATRPVFKCAACRRQFSETSGTLFAWRKLPIRDYLIAIVIFVNAVKGISALQLGRDLDVQYKTAYVLAHKLREAMAAEVRGVVLGGDGADVEVDGCYVGGHVRPENRKEDRKDRRLAENQNGKRQVVVVARERDGRTVTQVFGSEEESVAFIKARVDRNSTVHADEAAGWNSLHARFNMKRINHQEAYSADDACTNQAESYFARLRRAQWGQYHRIGGKYLTRYAAEMAWREDQRRTSNGEQFRTVGFGAAALPPSVDWCGYWQRIRVA; encoded by the coding sequence ATGTCGCAGCACTTCCTCATGTCCGCCGCCGCCCGCACGGTCAGCCTGAAGCAGGTTGCGCGCATGACGGACGGGGAAGCGCGGGCGCTGTTCCGTCAAATCCGCTGGCCCGAGACGAACGGCGCTCCGGTGTGCCCGCACTGCGGATCGGAGCGTTGCTATTCCTTCGCCACCCGGCCGGTGTTCAAGTGCGCCGCGTGCCGTCGCCAGTTCTCCGAAACCTCCGGCACCCTGTTCGCGTGGCGCAAACTCCCGATCCGCGACTACCTGATCGCCATCGTGATCTTCGTCAACGCGGTCAAGGGTATCTCCGCTCTCCAGCTCGGCCGCGATCTCGACGTGCAGTACAAGACGGCCTATGTCCTGGCCCACAAGCTCCGGGAAGCCATGGCTGCGGAAGTCCGGGGCGTGGTGCTGGGCGGCGACGGTGCCGACGTGGAGGTTGACGGCTGCTATGTCGGTGGCCATGTCCGCCCCGAGAACCGCAAGGAAGACCGGAAAGACCGTCGCCTTGCCGAGAACCAGAACGGGAAGCGCCAAGTCGTCGTCGTGGCCCGCGAGCGCGACGGGCGCACCGTGACCCAGGTGTTCGGCTCCGAAGAGGAAAGCGTCGCCTTCATCAAGGCCCGTGTGGACCGGAACTCCACCGTCCATGCCGATGAAGCCGCCGGGTGGAACTCCCTGCACGCCCGCTTTAACATGAAGCGGATCAATCATCAGGAAGCCTACAGCGCTGATGACGCCTGCACCAACCAAGCGGAGAGCTACTTCGCCCGTCTGCGCCGCGCGCAGTGGGGCCAGTATCACCGGATCGGGGGGAAGTACCTCACCCGCTACGCCGCCGAAATGGCGTGGCGTGAAGACCAGCGCCGCACCAGCAACGGCGAACAGTTCCGTACCGTGGGCTTCGGTGCCGCCGCGCTGCCGCCGTCCGTGGATTGGTGTGGGTACTGGCAGCGCATCCGGGTCGCGTAG
- a CDS encoding DUF1883 domain-containing protein — protein MDYIHDRKHLNSGDSVIVQCSHRCNIRVMDDHNYQLFQSGREHYCHGGYYERFPARITVPSSGYWNVTLDLGGGRANIRYNIGYMTR, from the coding sequence ATGGACTACATCCATGACCGCAAGCACCTGAACTCAGGAGACTCGGTTATTGTGCAGTGCTCGCACAGATGCAACATCAGAGTGATGGACGATCATAACTATCAGTTGTTCCAAAGCGGACGAGAGCACTACTGCCACGGCGGATATTATGAAAGGTTTCCAGCTAGAATCACGGTTCCATCGTCAGGGTACTGGAACGTCACCTTGGATCTTGGCGGCGGAAGGGCAAACATCAGGTATAATATTGGGTACATGACCCGATAG
- a CDS encoding AAC(3) family N-acetyltransferase: protein MAANPGQTASVPPENRKRIHRMIESAVPGPLLRAASRLLPAGMKRAINAAISSGGAALVESALAKRSERRHGAGRRAIGRAELENDLKAAGLPDGAVVFVHGSLSRLGFVEGGAATVLAALESTVVARGGTLAMPAFTMTGSMYETLKSGPRFDVRETPTGMGKIAETLRRDPRARRSIHPTHSVAALGDLAEWLVADHHRSPFAFDADSPFGRLLEADGWLMGLGTDLGPVTFYHVLEDLRGDSFPFPVYTPDSPLLREVTGHAGETLKVAVMAHSSVVSADRIDKPTGLAVRDYVTRYLERDGGLRWIKLGDGKAWVIRAADMFTCLECLMVQGVTIYRDPAEGRVPDSERKDFGAGSRASAQIGPEDRQRQAASA, encoded by the coding sequence ATGGCTGCGAACCCTGGCCAGACCGCGTCGGTTCCGCCGGAGAACAGGAAGCGGATCCATCGCATGATCGAATCGGCCGTCCCGGGGCCGCTGCTCAGGGCGGCCAGCCGGCTGCTGCCGGCCGGGATGAAGCGGGCGATCAACGCGGCCATATCCTCCGGCGGGGCCGCCCTGGTCGAGTCCGCCCTGGCGAAGCGGTCGGAGCGGCGCCACGGCGCCGGCCGGCGCGCGATCGGGCGGGCGGAGCTGGAGAACGACCTGAAGGCGGCCGGCCTGCCCGACGGGGCCGTGGTCTTCGTCCACGGTTCCCTCTCCCGGCTGGGCTTCGTCGAGGGGGGCGCCGCGACGGTGCTGGCGGCGCTGGAGAGCACGGTCGTCGCGCGCGGCGGCACGCTGGCGATGCCGGCCTTCACCATGACCGGTTCGATGTACGAGACGCTGAAGTCCGGCCCGCGCTTCGACGTGCGCGAGACGCCGACCGGCATGGGAAAGATCGCCGAGACCCTGCGCCGCGACCCGCGCGCCCGGCGCAGCATCCACCCCACCCATTCGGTGGCGGCGCTGGGCGACCTTGCGGAGTGGCTGGTCGCCGACCACCACCGCTCGCCCTTCGCGTTCGACGCCGACAGCCCCTTCGGGCGGCTGCTGGAGGCCGACGGCTGGCTGATGGGCCTGGGCACGGACCTGGGGCCGGTCACCTTCTACCACGTGCTGGAGGACCTGCGCGGCGACAGCTTCCCGTTCCCGGTCTATACGCCGGACAGCCCGCTCCTGCGGGAGGTCACCGGGCACGCCGGCGAGACGCTGAAGGTCGCCGTCATGGCCCATTCGTCGGTCGTCTCGGCCGACCGCATCGACAAGCCGACCGGCCTGGCCGTGCGCGACTACGTCACCCGCTACCTGGAGCGGGACGGCGGCCTGCGCTGGATCAAGCTGGGCGACGGCAAGGCCTGGGTGATCCGGGCGGCCGACATGTTCACCTGCCTGGAATGCCTGATGGTCCAGGGCGTCACCATCTACCGCGACCCCGCCGAGGGGCGCGTGCCTGACAGCGAGAGGAAAGACTTCGGTGCCGGTTCAAGAGCTTCTGCCCAGATTGGTCCCGAGGATCGTCAAAGACAGGCTGCGTCCGCTTAA
- a CDS encoding polysaccharide deacetylase family protein: MRAEKQKVLFEDDWNPIKAPPELPPILLVVVDAEEEFDWSAPFSRDQRSVRSMAAQGPMHRIFGKFGIRPTYVVDYPVASQRDGLEPLRDLLKDDACLIGTQLHPWVNPPFDEEVSERNSFPGNLPPDLERAKLEALTRAIEDGLGLTPRIYKAGRYGLGPRTFRTLADLGYCIDLSAVPGADLRVHHGPDFRRVEPQPYWIGPPGRLLELPLTRGYVGLLSGQGPGLEGALESPIAQACRIPGVLSRLGLIDRIILTPEGVPPAQHMALVRAMIRRGQRIFMLSYHSPSLVPGNTPYVRTRRDLDVFMDRVEGFCERFFGELGGTAGDPLSVRDLLKRHAGLARDEQPNRAPAVRPAARQCSSSG; the protein is encoded by the coding sequence ATGCGGGCGGAAAAGCAAAAAGTCCTGTTCGAGGACGACTGGAATCCAATCAAGGCTCCGCCCGAACTTCCCCCGATCCTGCTGGTGGTGGTGGACGCGGAGGAGGAATTCGACTGGTCGGCCCCCTTCTCCCGCGATCAGCGCAGCGTCCGTTCCATGGCGGCCCAGGGCCCCATGCACCGCATCTTCGGGAAGTTCGGCATCCGCCCCACCTATGTCGTCGACTATCCCGTGGCCAGCCAGCGCGACGGGCTCGAACCGCTCCGCGACCTGCTGAAGGACGATGCCTGCCTGATCGGGACCCAGCTCCATCCCTGGGTCAACCCGCCGTTCGACGAGGAGGTGTCCGAGCGCAACTCGTTCCCCGGCAACCTGCCGCCCGACCTGGAACGGGCCAAGCTGGAGGCGCTGACCCGCGCGATCGAGGACGGGCTGGGGCTGACGCCGCGGATCTACAAGGCCGGCCGCTACGGGCTCGGCCCGCGCACCTTCCGGACCCTCGCGGACCTGGGCTACTGCATCGACCTCAGCGCCGTCCCGGGAGCGGACCTCCGGGTGCATCACGGCCCGGATTTCCGGCGGGTCGAGCCGCAGCCCTACTGGATCGGGCCGCCGGGCCGGCTGCTGGAGCTGCCGCTGACCCGAGGCTATGTCGGCCTGCTGTCCGGCCAGGGCCCCGGCCTGGAAGGCGCCCTCGAATCGCCGATCGCCCAGGCCTGCCGGATCCCCGGCGTGCTGTCCCGCCTGGGGCTGATCGACCGCATCATCCTGACCCCGGAAGGGGTGCCGCCGGCCCAGCACATGGCCCTGGTCCGCGCGATGATCCGGCGCGGCCAGCGCATCTTCATGCTGTCCTACCACAGCCCGTCCCTGGTGCCGGGCAACACGCCCTATGTGCGGACCCGGCGCGACCTGGACGTCTTCATGGACCGGGTGGAAGGCTTCTGCGAGCGGTTCTTCGGCGAGCTGGGCGGGACCGCCGGCGATCCCCTGTCGGTGCGCGACCTGCTCAAGCGGCACGCGGGGCTGGCCCGCGACGAACAGCCGAACCGGGCGCCCGCCGTCCGCCCGGCGGCCCGGCAGTGCTCGTCGAGCGGCTGA